DNA sequence from the Nicotiana tomentosiformis chromosome 3, ASM39032v3, whole genome shotgun sequence genome:
ttacgagattagaagaattccggcaacaagtcgtggtgtgagaaagaggcctaaaggggagaATGCCCTAGTCTTTAGATTTAGTCACAGAATAGtttcctagatggcaaggacagtATTAAAATATTTGTAAGAGCTATGgattatgagactgataagcgaatcagtcaacattcgaggacgaatgttccaaaggggggaatgaagTTACactccatattttcgtacgtaagagtacgtcgtaagaaaattgatgtaagctcataaatgagataatttttgaaagtacataaagtaagttaatcatgttacattggaggttacaaatctttaagattatgaataacaagtaccaagaagGTTGGAAAgattagaagctaaacgaaaagtaagtttcgtcaaaagtcgataagtttggaatgttataacatgcactttggggtgagactagggttattaacattataaggaggttatgttatttgttattttagtcatatgatagtcgtgtattagattttgaagtcaagcgagttgtggaacaaaagttggcaaaggtcatcacgagttacattcataaatgtgctgaatattaggtcaaatatagGTGAGCTTTTCTCCAAATATACTTGCAACTACGGGGTGATATACCAACAAAATTGAATATCGaaaagtctagtttctaacgcatttaaCCATTCGtcgatacgacattggagtagagagatattcgtgttTTCGCGAGACTATGCAAGCAGCTcccatgggacccacaaagtTAGTGTAAAACTCCAACTTGTATTTAAGGCAATTCCAAgtcgttttaactcatttttctcatcCAAAACAGTTCTTAAACCCTCCTAAAGCTCTCCAAGGGGTCATCCATGATTCTAGGGTGAAAACCTaagataaaaacatgaatccaatgctagaaatcccatggtgcttgctagatcgtagttaTTCATCTTGTGACTATTTTGGAGTGTTCTTCAAAGGCAAGCAACCTCAGATTTcgtgttgttattgttgattaaGGTAATAATCAGTCCTTACTTCATATATATTAGAATTTTAAGGTGAACTACAAGTGTTTACATACCAACTTGGacaccaaaagttgattcaagaagagaatacaacacgTATAGTGTTGTGAtgtcattgaggatagttgtgggaTGTGCTTGGCTAAAATTTCATGTTGTTTCTACTGGTTAAGGAGATTATAACATCCTATTACATGTGGTTGAAGCTGTTTGtgtgttggttgcattatttgaaCAAAATACTACAAGAAGaaacttgaaatagtttgagatgttattgttttAATGAACTATTTTGGAAAGGTGGTTTCCATGAACTATAAATGGTTGGAAATCCTTTAAAAGGTATTGGTTATTATCCTGGATATATTACTAAGTTCAATAATGAATGATAATAGGGTTGAAGggtgctaaagggattcaattcgagcttgccgctcgtcgtgacatgttgatgacttgttaatgaaatattttgtaccctattattgatgttgttcttattgtattgctctggttgttgttgttggtacatgttattggaggaggccctttttacaggggagatgcttcccaaatttacgtaaatgaGCTAcaagtttaagttgcggacttagccatTACTCAGCaccgattttgaatctccttatgctatggtagattgagttgagttgtttgaagaattgcttggaaggtattaaggactcaaaggagttaaggtatgttaagtatataccttctttccttttggcatgatccatatgatataacaaaacgagcaaacacgcaactttcacaaataacTCTAtgcttagaagtactaggggtgcctatgttcttgattctccatgtgtcctgttattatatcatctgttcatgggtctcataaaaTACGTAATttcataaagtttatttcatgatattaaccgaaggcatattgatatTATGACATTCacagagatcttattgacttacttcattatgcattgcattaatttatacatgtatattgacccatgactagatggcgttatatacgcgtatattatttgtatatggggtatggagaaaggttatggcattatatatgcaccaccacctgatcagctggtatacgttgatgatttcgcccacagaggccgggatgatatgatgggataccccaagaggcttgatgatgttatgtacgcatatacctatgcatgatatgacatttatatgcatatgcatgacattataaatatttcatgattcacagaactATTCAAACATACAGGTAGAGTTCTTTAATCCATGTTTCTTACATGTCTTTTATATGacgctttcatgccttacataatCAGTACtatatttgtactgacatcccttttgccttgggatgctacatttcatgcccacaggtcgtgatagacaggttgacagtcctcctagtaggctatcagctcagtgaaAGGTGTTGGTGGACTCCACTTGCTCCAGATTtgcctatttggttagtatgatatggacatgtattgattggtatggcggggccctgtcccggcctttatgatatttatgtacttttaCAGGCTTATacacagatgtcatgtatatggatacttgtatggccttgtcggactatgttttgagtgtacaaataatcatgtcagctttataggcccgtatgtcacatgtataagtctttatatcatgttgggtcgtcctatgtctagtattcccttatattGTATTATGGTcatctcatgacggcccttctggcccatttacccatgatggtgtgataagaaagatatgttacgttggtacttgattgaataaggcaccgggtgcccgtcgcggccctctAATTTGGGTCGTtataatacacatcctcattgggcctatcaatgggccctcaaatcaactccggtcatccccaaatggataaatggctgtccaaaagtccacaatgacctaaccatagcacgtactaccatctagctaactttggccacatgtTCATAGTCCGTAACCCCGAAACAatctacttctgagaactcccaatctccaaatccatggaacacatgaatcaccatagccgatcccaactccacttcTCGAATGACTGACAtatctctcatacataatcatctctatgagaaatacttctataattcttccattccacatagcaaaatctcaacatcaatagtcgatcaaccaggcgagtaccgcaataccaatgaagcatccataagtcaaaatacagtgcgccttctgaaatacgcaccatTCTCAGCCAAAACCAAGTAGTAATACCATTCATCTAATCATCTcaaaaccgtccatgttgtctaagaattcatgaccttcccttcaaaaattgaactgtgaccttgcacatgcaaatctcaaacCCACACGGCCATCATATGACAATACGAGAACCACATTATCAACCCTGGGTCAAAAGCAGattacatactcaattagctggAAACCTTCCACCGATcccatccaagagaaaatcataacacgccACATATCTCTCATACATGTAGATAAATCCATCTTAAGTTATGGCATAAATCATCGAGAACACTTCGAAACCCCttttcacataaccaagccattagaattgaatccctctaactcaaccaagccacgcaggtcgccaatcccaagagtatttccacaaaacacctttagagactcaccacatcataagtatccaaagaactgatcatatcaattaccgtgctgatccaaactactaccaagctatcctatttctccgagttccttccgaattaccccaAAGTTGACACTTATCCTTGACAGAACACCATGATACTTACCCAAAGCACACCATAAGATATCCTAACATAAAACAaaaccgccctaaggcccataagccactatattccctcttaagcaccccaaaagtaccacaaccgagacacccactttgAAGATACCTTCtgtgaatttaaagttgttccttttacctttctgatactaaaatgtagaatccatagtgatacagaaATACCACGAGTCCCGATACCATCCGATGCTAATGTCAGACCTTAGCCATTTACAGCATCAAAAtttcctcaaataccacatatgaatcctGAACACATTAGaactcatactctattactgccataatcctgCAGTAGGATTCAACTAaacccttcataagctcatgtaacacaaaccatataacacctcaaatcatccgctaagctcgcattcatcctcgtgacagccaagtcaactttctcaaccaatccaaactcaaattgcaacacctataacccactggtagaaaagaaaccctctgcacaacatcataaggattacacatccgtagattaacctgcaggtgataacccacctgcttagcctcaaatagacatctctctataccctttcatatccacaactactacgcaatcacttaatcttcctgagtctgaactcatcaacaagacataaaAAACTATTTCGttccacaaatgaaataacatgAAATAATTCCTCAAAACCCTCATAACTCCAGACCGTATAACATACCCACGGAAATggagcacccaatagtcctttttcacatctcaagcaaactcttctcgtcacattcgaaccatctgaacacatcccacagtcacatcatactcatcatatagccatccaaccactcaccgagccaccaagtcccactcatagggacaccactggaaataaaagtccaaaagcacatacttACACAACTAAAATCACCGTGCGCAAGCTACGGTCAAAACCCAGCTTCAAGTCATCtagactggcctatcaccaaaatACAAAAAATACATCTCTCACTTCATCCATGGAACTATGAGCcgttgatgcacaactgataccgagcgctcacataacatacgagtgagtggaaggaatttaaagagatacgcttcaagtaGAATCAacgtcgcacgataaggaaataagGATGGAATGTTTATCCTAAATACCCTGAAGCATCTCGAAGATACGTATGgccgtcatcataccgatccgcaagactctactagacatttgctcataactcgtagaacctatgaacctagagctctgataccaacttggcatgacccaaaatccaactagtcgtgatggcacctaacccagcccgctaggtaagccaatttaacaataatccaatttcaaatgagatttactgagaaaataataatgaaataactgaacttttgtacaacaacccaaggactggtagtacaaatcatgagcttatttagagtttacaaagtagGTATGAAATAAACATATCATCtgttcaaaatatatatataaacatatttataaatctaaagctacaaaGAACAAGAAGCAATTATAACcagaacgcaagtacatcttcaatgccagctcccccGCCacacacagcaacatcagctccaaaatttgcacgcaaagtgcagaagtgtagtatgagtacaaccgacccctgtaatcaataagtaacaaacctaaccttaggttgaaagaagtgacgagcttggacaacggttAGAGTCCAAGACaaatagccaagaacaactcgtaaaaatataataaaatcagcaaaagtaataactcaaagatatgatgcgcagctcgttcacagttagggaaaaataggcatgcttttcaggtatatcagtaaaacccaaatctttcaccgaaatcaccaaaatatgagtatatcagaaaactgtgatttttcccaaaaactttcaacaatagataagatgtttcattatcagatagcatgaggaatgtACACCTCTATGCCTACacgtcaatgtgcatgtgaagccatgaatgtcacaatatcgtttagcatgaggaaatgcatctctatgcctacataccaagtatgcatgtcaaatgtaatacatcacagtgatgaactcatgtactcatactctcagagtactcaatctcactatctcacactcaatcactcagtacactcaatcactcggcactcgataCTTGCACTTactgttggtatgtcagactccggaggggcggatcctacccaagcgctaatataagccaacatgtcCTGTtatggcgtgcagtccgatcccatcataaatcaataaaacctaCTACGGCGTACAAACCAATGGcataatgaatcaataaaacctgatgcggtgtgcagcccgatcgcATCATGGATCAATAAAGCCTGATGCAGCGTGCAGCtcgataccataaatatcactcacaattcggccctcagccccaactcagtcatcatcTCTCCAGTCTCCTAGGCTCACAAATCCCATgccaatcaacccaaacaatgataacatgatatggcaacaaatgataacagagacttagatatgatatgcaaatgaatgaatatgactgcgtatgtaattgcaatttaagcaaatcaCTCAACAGTAGAGAAgacctcagtgggtcctaacAAAATAAGcctatagcctaaacatgatttctaacatgattcacagctcATACAATCAAACAAGCAGGGAGAACATCTATGTAACAAGATATAGCAGCAAAACAAGTCTGCTCATAGTCTAATAGTCGactaaaacattattttcttgattacgtgcacacgctcatcacctagcatgtgcgtgtCACCTCAATACATCATTTATAACACAATTCCCATGGTTAAATACCATCAAATCAaagtttagatgtgttacttacctcgaacaagccaaatccaataccgatcaAGCCAACCCATACTCTAGGAATGCCATCCTGCACGTACCaacctctgaatggctcaaaactagccaaaagcaactcaagaaaatcaataataccaaaggaaacaaacccaatcgataaaggtggagTCTTTAATCAAAATACTTGGTTAACCAAAAACTCAAATCCGAGCCCGTagctcgaaacccgacaaaactcaaacAATCTGAcaaaccattcaattacgagtccaaccatactagtttcactcaaatccgactctgtatcgatgttcaaaactcaaaaattcactttatgaaagttTAGGAAAAAAAacccaatttctctttcaaaatcatcaatcaaatataaaaatttaagatatattcatgaaatataatcaaaactgagtagtaAACACTTACcacaatccatgtggtgaaaatcgcctcaaacatcgtctcaatccgagctccatagctcaaaatatgctaaaatgtctgaaaccttcgaaatagagtactttatacactgTTCCAGaggtacccttcgcgatcgccgTCACAAACCTCGCGATCGTAATTACAAAACTTTTCCAAGAAAATTATtatcctatgcgatcgcggccatttccCCGCGATCGCTATGAACAAACTTTCATTAACCcttcccaaactcttctcagacaacctGTAGTGTATcagccataaccttttgtacataactccaaatgacaaatgatttgattttctgaaaacaaGACACAACTGGCTACAACTGTTATTtgtagatcatctccaaattccttatagatagcaagatataagcttccaaagtcggttAGTGATAGCAGAATTTTCCTCTACACGATCACGAAAAAGCTTCTGCGATTGCAATTCATAGTGCCCAAACAACAAATTTGCTCTTCATGAACGCGACCCAAActctgcgatcgcgatgcacacccctTTGGCAAAAcatcagcaactaaaaatggtctAGAAATGGTTTGAAATCACCctgaaactcattcgagcccttCAGtatcccgtccgaacataccaacaagtctcgaaacataacacagacctattagaggcctcaaatcacacataacaacatcaaaacgacgaattgtctatcaagatcaatctcttaagttcataaaatttaaacttcgaaccaagcgtccaaattcaagcctaaccaatccggaatgagcccaaaatttgtataaaagttccaaatgacataacgaccctattccaactcccggaacaacaGTTCGAACCTAATATAATCAAAGTcatctctcggtcaaacttatgaacattccaaaccttcaaatttccaactttcaccaattagtgctgaaaccttctaaaaatatccaattgcaaatccgggcatacgctcaagtctaaaatcaccatctggacctaacggGGCCATTAAAACTCCaaaccgaggtcaaatactaaaaaagtcaaacttagtcaactcttccaacataaagcttcctagttgagaatcattcttccaaatgaaaaccaaaaccgacgattcgcacaagtcataatacatcatacgaagctactcaagacttcaaatagcagAACGAAAtggaaatgctcaaaacgactggtcgggttgttATATAAACTCACATTGGGTTGGAATTACTCACCTTCAagagctaggtgaaaacccctatccatgaagctccaaaatcggccaaggAAAATGAAAATGACAGAAAGTGTCCTAAGAGTTTCGTTTTAATAAAGTCATTGCCTAGatgtttccttcttcacgattgCAACAATAGCCTTACGATCTCGAAATGAAAGCGGCCAAGGGCTGAAAATTTTCACATCGCGAACGTGATCCaagcctcgcgaatgcgaaggcttgccTGGCCTGCACTATGCGAACGTGTGGTCTTCTTCGGGAACGCCAAGACCAACATCGTGCCAGCTCCCTCCCCAGCtcgccttacccttcgcgaatgcagaccatctcacgcgaacgcgaaggctagtggtcagtgcttcgcaatcgcgatctCATTTATGCGAACACAGAGATCaaattttccaacccaaatttCCTTCATGGCGAACGCAAGGCCTTCTCTactttcgcgaagaaggaaaccagaacaccAGATAGCAGAGTTTTAAACTCAACTCTGGGTGGTCTGAAACTTAGTCGAGCCACCCGGGACACCGTCCAACTGCACcgacaagtctataaacataatacggacctgctcgaaccctcggaacactacaacatcaaaactaataatcgcaccccaaaaccaaattgatcaacttatgaacttcaagcttCTTCAACTAACTCTTAACACGTCGAATCATACATAAACaactcggattgacaccaaattttgtgcacaagtcgtAAATCACCATaaagaactattcccaggctcagaatcccaaacggactttgataacaccaaaatctactccaaaccaaatttaaagaactagaaatacttcaatgaaccaactttcaacattaagtgtTGAAACGCTCCCGGAACACCTGAAACCTAATCCGAACACACGCCcctatccaaaatcatcatacgaacctattagaactatcaaatcccgattccgaggtcatttactaaagaggttgactcaagtcaaacttggccatcttaggccactattaaggaaccaagtgctcTGATTTCAATCCGAACCTTTCCAAactcaaaccaaccatccccgcaagtcataaaatagtaaaagaacataCGGGGGATTCTTAATTAGGGGAGCGGGGATCTaaaaagtaaaatgaccggtcgggttgttgcATTCtgcacctcttaaacaaacattcatcctcggaCTGGTCTAGAACCATACCTGGAGTGATAAATAAGTGTGGAATCTGCTCCTTGTGTccttctcggcctcccaagtcactttttCGACTGGTTAACCCCTCCAATGGACCTGTACCACAAACATCTTCctagacctcaactggcgaacctgcctgtcaacaatggcaatagGCTTCTCCTCGTAGCCCAAGTTCTCATCTAGATGAACTGTGttgtaatctaacacatgcgacctgctTACATGGTACCTCTGGatcatagacacatggaagaccgGTTGAACTCCCAATaaactgggaggcaatgcaagctcataagcagcACCCCCAACTcccctcaacacctcaaatgggcctataaaccttgggcttggcttgcccttcttcccgaacctcatgatacccttcatcggcaagactttcaagagaaccttctcgcccaccataaatgataaatcacgcgccttctgatctgcgtaactcttcagTCTGGATTGTGCTATGTGAAGATGCttttgaatcaactttaccttctccaacgTATTCCTTCAAtaaatcagtgccatataacctagcctcgctgggcttaaaccatccgataggcgaacgacatcgccgaccatataaagcctcaaatggagccatctcgatgttgtactgataactgttattataaacAAACTCGGCTaaaggcaagaattgatcccacttccctccaaagtcaatcatacACGCTctgaacatatcctccaagatctgaactatccgctctgactgcccgtctgtggatgaaaggttatgctgagctctacccgggtacccaGTTCGCTCTGCACTGCTCTAtagaaatgtgaagtgaacttagggcctctatctgatatgatggaaacaagcACACCATGCAGCcggacaatctcctgaatgtaaatctgggccaatctctctgaataGTACGTAgtaacaacataaaaataaagtgtgccgacttggtcagcctgacaacaatgacccaaacggtatcaaacttcctcaacgtccgcggcaacccaactacaaagtccgtagtgatgcgttcccatttttACTCCTGTATAACCATCtcctggagtaggccacctggactCTGGTACTCGtatttaacttgttggcaattatacatctcgctacatactcaactatgtccttcttcatccgccaccagaagtaatgctgtctcaggtcatgatacatctttgtagcacctggatgaataaaataccgagatctgtgtgcctcctctagaatcttctccctcaagccatcaacattaggaacacataggggACCCTGGAGTGGCAGAACACCATCCTTGCcaatagtaacctctttggcaccaccccATAGTACCATCTCTCTAAAAACCAGCAAGTGTGGATCATCGTACTAACGAGCCTTGATCCtctcaaataatgaagactgagccacaacacatgcaagaactagACTGGGCTCttaaatatccaacctcataagtATGTTAGCTAAGGATTGAATATCccaagccaatggcctctcttctgttgaaatgaatgccaaactacccatactctcggcctttctgctcaacgcatccgcaaccacattcgccttgcccgaatggtaaaggatggtaatatcatagtccttcaataacTCAAGGCACCTAcgttgcctcaaattaagatccctctgcttAAAAAAATGCTAcaagctacgatgatcggtgtaaacctcataggacactccataaagataaATCCTCCAGATGTTGAGAGCATGAACTaacgcggccaactccaaatcatgtacggggtaattcttctcatggggcttcagctaacgtgaagaatatgcaataactcgccccttctGCATCAATATGAAACCCAGGCCAATGCTTGAtgaatcacaatacacagtatacaccTTGAATAGGAAGGGAACTCTAACACCGGTGatgtagtcaatgcggtcttgagcttctgaaagctcgtcttgcaatcatcggaccatcggaacggatcAACCTTCTGGGtgaatctagtcaaaggtgccgcAATAGATGAGAATTCGTCCACAaatcgatgataataacctggtaacccaagaaactccagatctcggtcgctgtggtaggacgaggctaaTTCTAGACTACCTCGATCTTcctaggatctaccttaataccctaacctgatacaacatgccccaagaatgccacaaaatCTAACTAAAACTCGCACTtgtagaacttagcatatagcttctcttcccacaaggtctgaagcacaactctcagATGCTGCTCGTactcctccatactacgcgagtagatcaatatgttatcaatgaagacaatgacaaatgagtcaagatatggcctgaacacccgattcatcaaatccataaacatcgcaggggcattggtcaagccgaaggacatcactagaaactgaTAGTAGACATATCTAGTCCGTAAACCCATTTTGGAACATCCGAagcacgaatcttcagctgatgatacccagatctcaagtcgatcttagagaacaccctggaacCCTGCAAgtagtcaaacaaatcatcaatacccggcaatgggtacttgttcttaatggtaactttattcaactggcggtaatcaatgcacatctgcatactcccatccttcttcttcacaaataatatcggtataccctaaggtgacacactcggcctgatgaaccCCTTCGCTAGCAACACCTCAAGctattccttcaactctttcggagccatatggtacggtggaatagagataggctaggTACCTATCTCTATTgatatcatgatctggtggcatgcctggtagattAGAAGGAAGCACATCAGAGAACTGCcgcaccacgggcactgaatcaatcatggAAGTCCCTGCAGCAGTAactcgaacataagctagataagccaaacaacccttctcgaccatgtgtcgagccttcaagaaagagataacctgactagatgcaCTTAGGTAACTCTGGAATtgccaaggtaacaatcttggcatggcGATCATTAATGGCATGATACGGAGgcagccagtccatgcccaggatggcCTAAAGTCGGTCAtgtcaagcaacagaagatccgctctggtGTCATAAATATAGAAAGTTACAATACAGGACCGGTAATCCCGATCCACGATAACAAAATCACCCACTAGCGTGGACACACATACAGGAGAACCTAAGGACTCATGAGAGACACCCAAGTAATGAGTAAATAGAtaagaaacatatgaatatgtagactcTGGATCGAATAGTACTGAAGGATCcataccgcagacagaaataatacatgtgatcacagaaTCTGAGGCTACTACATTTGGTCTGgctagaaaagcatagaacctatcttgagcgccacctgactggcctcgacctctagggtgacccctacccacctacccTCTACCTCTGGCAGGCCGGACAGCCGGTGCAGTAGCTAGTGCAGTGATCATGGGCTGATGGCCCTGCTCCACCGCCTTGCCCTGAAACCTGGGACAAGATCTCCTAATATGACCAAGCTCCCCGCACTCATAGCAACCTCTTGGTGCGGAAGATGACTGACCTTGAGTCTGACCCTGGGAcccgaatacccactggaagaaccctgaatagcagGTGTACGGTAGGAGCTCTCTAAAATGGCATTGAAATAGGGTTGCATTGGTGCACCCCCGAGAAGGCGATGATACTAAATAAGTGGGACTCCTCTGCCCCCAATAGAGGCACTGCTGAATCCTCAAGAATGTTGAGGCCTCCTCTCTCCCATCATATACAATCGGCCCTGGTTGCGGATACCCTCAATCcaccgagctatctccacaacctgctcgtaaagagtccccatctcaacctcttggGATATAGTAACCTGAATACCATAATGCAAGCATGCAGTAAGCCtttgcactct
Encoded proteins:
- the LOC138907659 gene encoding uncharacterized protein, producing MKGIMRFGKKGKPSPRFIGPFEVLRGVGGAAYELALPPSLLGVQPVFHVSMIQRYHVSRSHVLDYNTVHLDENLGYEEKPIAIVDRQVRQLRSRKMFVVQVHWRG
- the LOC138907660 gene encoding uncharacterized protein, whose amino-acid sequence is MSVTDYEARFFELSRHVFMILPTDAERVQRLTACLHYGIQVTISQEVEMGTLYEQVVEIARWIEGFFQWVFGSQGQTQGQSSSAPRGCYECGELGHIRRSCPRFQGKAVEQGHQPMITALATAPAVRPARGSPVCVSTLVGDFVIVDRDYRSCIVTFYIYDTRADLLLLDMTDFRPSWAWTGCLRIMPLMIAMPRLLPWQFQSYLSASSQVISFLKARHMVEKGCLAYLAYVRVTAAGTSMIDSVPVVRQFSDVLPSNLPGMPPDHDINRDRCLELLKDYDITILYHSGKANVVADALSRKAESMGSLAFISTEERPLAWDIQSLANILMREMVLWGGAKEVTIGKDGVLPLQGPLCVPNVDGLREKILEEAHRSRAERTGYPGRAQHNLSSTDGQSERIVQILEDMFRACMIDFGGKWDQFLPLAEFVYNNSYQYNIEMAPFEALYGRRCRSPIGWFKPSEARLYGTDLLKEYVGEGKVDSKASSHSTIQTEELRRSEGA